A window of Desulfuromonas soudanensis genomic DNA:
CGAACTCTCGGGGAGCAAGCTCCCGGAGCCGGTCGCGAGCAAGCTGCAGCGCCGCTTCGAAGGGACGGTCTTTCCCGTCGAGGCGCTGCGGGCCGCGATCAAGGAAGAAAAGGAGATGCTCGACCAGCTCACCGCCAGCGGCACCGTGCTCGGCGCCGGCGGGGTGCGGGTCGTCATCGACCAGCGAGAGAAGGTCGATGCCTATCTCGACGACTTCTTCGCGGGTAAGGTCAACTCCTTCAAGGCCGCCTACCAGGACATTACCGGCGACCTCTCCTTCACCGGCCAGACGCGCAACGCCACCCGGCTGACCGCCTCGATCCAGAGCGGCACCTTCGCCGAGGCCCTCGGCGATGCCATCACCCGGCAGATGCTCAAGGAGTACAACCTCGCCGGCCTCAGCGACTGGCGCAAGATCGTCGAGGTTGCGCCGCTCAACGATTTCCGCACCCAGCACCGTCCGCGCATGGGCGGCTACGGGGACCTTCCGGGGGTCAATGAGGGAGCGGGCTACGCCGCCATGGCCAGCCCGGGCGATGAGGAAATGACCTACGCGCCCTCCAAACGCGGCGGGACCGAGGACGTGACCCTCGAGGCGATCCGCAACGACGACGTGCAGCTGATCCGGCGCATCCCCGTCAAGCTCTCTCGCGCCGCCGCCCGCACCTTGTACAAGTTCGTTTTCGCCTTCCTCGATACCAACTCGGCGATTTACGACGCCAAGGCGCTCTTCCACGTCGACCACGCCAACCTGAAGGCCGCCGCCCTCGACAAGGCCGCACTGCAGGCCGCCCGTCTGCAGATGATCCAGCAGACCGATTTCGGCGGCAACGACTACCTCGGCATCCCGCCCCGGTTCCTGATCCTGCCGAGCACCCTCGAGGACACCGGCTACGAGCTGACCGTGCAGCCCAACCTCGGCCAGTTCACTCCGACCCAGGCCGACACCATCCGCCGGCACACCTGGGAGTTGATCGTCAATCCCTTCTGGACCGACGTGAACAACTGGTTCCTGGCCGCCGATCCGAAGGATCTCCCGACCATCGAGATCGGCTTCCTCGACGGCAAGGAAGAGCCGGAACTCTTCGTCCAGGACATGCCGAACGTCGGCAGCATGTTCAGCAACGACAAGCTCACCTACAAGATCCGCCACATCTACGGCGGCGCCGTGGGTGACTTCCGCGGGTTCCAGGGGAACATCGTCGCGGGCTAGAAACCACCCCCCAACCCCCTCCTGATTCAGGAGGGGGGCAAGGAGGTGATCATCAAAAAACCTTTTGAACAAAGGATGTGACGACATGAAAGCTTTTCGGTGGAGTCTCGGCTCCCTTCTGCTCCTGGCGATTCTTCTGCTTTCCCTGCCGGCCCTGGCCGCCACGGCCAACTTCTCCGAAGTGGTGACCGGCATCCAGGTGGTTCCGGTCACCATGAACCGCGCGGTCACCGCCGTCTCGGCCCCGGTGATCGCCCGGCTGCAGCTCCCCTTCAAGGCCCAGGTGCTCGGGGTCTCAAGCAGCTGCGAAACCGCCGACTATGCCTCGACCGACGAGGTCTACACCATCGACGTTCTGGAAGCCGGCACGACGATCCTGTCGGCGCCAATCACCCTGGCCGCCGCCGATACGGTCTATGGCGGCACCCTCGCCGATACGACAATTGCCGACGAGGCCGTGGTCACCGTTGTTCTCGACGTCTCCGGCACCACGCCCAGCGTCGAAGATGTGACGGTTCTGCTGACACTGCGACGAACGAACTGACTGACCATTACCCGTGACGTGAAACCGGCGGGGAGAGATCCTCCCCGCCAGTTTGATCGCGCGGATCGGGCGCATCGATCGGACCAGACCGACGCTCCGGATCGGAACGATCAACCCCCATGCCGAGGACACCATGCTGCTCGACCTCATCAAAGCCAAAGTCAAAGACGACAGCGCCCGGCTCACCGATGCCGCCGACTACACCCCGGCGCTCTCCGGAGCCCTGGAGCGTTATTCCAAGCACCGGCCGAAGGATATCGTCAAAGATCTTGCCGGGGACGGCACCCACGATCTGGCGCTTCCGGCCGAGTGGGTGGAGGGATTCTCCCAGGTGCGCCGCGTCGAATACCCGATCGGCGAGATTCCCGAGACGCTCCTCGATGCCGGGGAGTGGGCCCTCTACCTCTCCCCCCTGGGGCTGTCGCTGCGCCTGATCGAGGTGGCGCCTGTCGTCACCGAAAGCGTACGGGTCACCCTGACCGTGCCGCGCCTCGAGGCGGACATCCCGCCCGGCGACGTCGACGCGGTGGCCTGCCTCGCTGCCTCGATCTGCCTGCGCACCCTGGCCGCCCTCTACGGGCAGACCTCGGACCCGACGATTCAGGCCGACGTGGTGAACTACCGGAGCAAGATGGACGAATTCCGCCGCATGGCCGACTCCCTCGAGGCGCGATTCAACGCTCACCTCGGCATCGACAAGGACGGCTCCGCCCCGGCCGCCGGCGTCGTCGCCAGTGCCCCGCGCGGCGGCCGCCCCCGGTTGACTCACTAGGAGATTGCATGTTCCAGCCGATCGCCAGGATCGTCGAAAAGGGGACGCTGCTCACGGGGCAGGGTGCCAAGATCGTGCGCAAGGCCCAGGTGGCCGCCATGCACGAGGCCACGCAGTTCGGCGTGCGCGCCGTCAAGGAGCGCACTCCCCAGGGGGTGAGCGGCGCGGCCGGGGGGCTCCTCTCGACGATCCAGGCCGAGGTCCGGAAGCGGTCGTCCGGGGTCATCGGCATCATCGGCACCTCATCCCCCTACGGCCTGGTGGTCGAGAAGGGGCGCCGCCCCGGCAAGGGGTTTCCTCCCGAGGGGAGCATGCTGCGCTGGATCGAGGTGAAGATGGGGGTCTCCCGCGAGGAGGCCGAGAGGATTGAATTCCCCCTCCGGCGGGCCATCGCCAAAAAGGGGACCAAGGGGGCGTTCATGTTCGAGCAGACGCTCAAAGAAGACTGGCAGGATTTTCAACGGATTTTTGACCGCCACGGCGTGACCATCGCCCGGGAGTTGGACAAATGAGCGATCAAACAATCAGAGCCGCGATCAAGGCGCGCCTCGCCGCCATGGGCCCCGGCATCGGCCGGGTGCACGATTACGAGCGGATGGCCGTCACCGTCAAAGAGTTCATCGATCTCTTCCAGGACCCGACGACGAAGAAGCTTTTCGGCTGGGAAATCACCCGCCGCTCCTTCCGGGTGCAGAAGGTCGCCATGGGCAAGTGGAAGGTGGTCCACCGCTACATGATCCGCGGCTACTACGGACTCAATGACGCTGCCGGTACCGAGAAAGTCATCAACGCCCTGGCCGACACCATCATTCTCAATTTCACCCGGCAGCGCATCGCCGGCACCCAGGGGGACCAGCTCCCCGAGGGGAAGGTCGAACAGTGGATGTTCGGCAACGTCCTGTGCCACCGCGCCGAGATTGAGCTCCCCGAGGTTGCCGAAATCGTCGAGCAGCTGCCGGAGGATGGGGAAACCGACCTGCTCGCCGTCGGACTCGATTACTACCTCAAGGCCGGCGACGACGTGGTCGACGCCAGCGACGAGATCACCCTTTCAGGACCTTAACCAATGGAGGATTGCATGAAAGCCAAGGCCGCCCCGGGACTCAAAGTCCCCAAAGAAGGAAAGCCCCGCGAGTACATCACCGACGCCAAGACCCTCGACCTGCCGGACACCGCCTATTACCGGCGGCTGGTCCGCGACGGCTCGCTGGTCGAGGAGACCGACAAACCCGCCGCCCCGTCTCCGGATGCGGCCAAAAAGGGAGGTAAAGTCTGATGATCGAGTTCGACAACATCCCGGCCAGCATCCGCAAGCCGGGCAAGTATCTGGAGTTCAACACCGCCCTGGCCGTCCGCACCCTGCCGGCCAATTTGCAGAAGATGCTGATCGTCGCCCAGCGCCTCGCCGCCGGAAGCGTCGCGGCCCTGGTGCCGACCCGGGTCTTCAGCGACGCCGAAGCCGCCGGCTATTTCGGCTCCGGCAGCGATGCGCATCTGATGGTGCGCGCGGCGATCACCGCCAACCCCTATCTGGATCTTTCTGTCTGCGCCCTCGACGATGCCGTCGCCGGGGTGGCGGCGGCCGGCAGCGAGCTGGTTTCCGGTCCGGCCACCGGCCCCGGGTCGTACAGGCTCTTCATCGGCGGCCGCAAAATCGAAGTCGGCATCGCCAACGGCGCCACCGCCGCCTCGATCGCCGCCGCCCTGGTCGCCGAAGCGGCCAATTACGCCGACCTGCCGGCGGGCCTGGCGGTCAACGGCGTCACTCCGGAGCAGATCGACATCACCGCCCGGCACAAGGGGACCACCGGCAACCAGATCAGCATCGCTCACGAGATCTCGGCTGCCGGCGTCGCAGCGGTGACCGTCGCCATGGTCGGCGGCGCCACCGATCCCGACACCACCACGGCTTTTGCCGTTATCTTCGGCGCCCAGTATCATTTCATCGCCATCCCCTACACCGACCAGACCGCCGCGACCGCACTGAGGGATCACCTCGATGCCGTCAGCGGCCCGCTGGAGCAGCGCCCCGGGCGCGGCGTGGCCGCCATGACCGGTTCACTGGGTGCCGCCACCACCCTGGCCGGGCAGGTCAACGGCGGCCGGGTGAGCCTGCCGCACCTGCGCGGCACACGTAGCGCCGCTATGGTCGTCGCTGCCGCCTATGCCGCCGTCGGCGCCGGCGAAGAAGATCCCGCCCGCCCCTGGAACACCCTGGCGCTCAAGGGGATCCACGCCCCCGGCATCTCCGATCGCCTCAGCCGTACCGAACAGGAAGCCGAGCTCGCCAACGGCGTCACCCCCCTCGAGGTCGGCCCGGGCGAGAAGGTGCAGATCGTCCGCGCCATCTCCACCTACACCCTCGATCCCCAGGGGATTGCCGACATCAGCCTCCTCGATTTCACGACCATCGGCACCCTCGACTACGTGCGCAAGGCCTGCCGTGACCGGGTGGCGCTGCGCTTCCCGCGCTCGAAGCTCTCCGCCCGCACCCCGGCCCGGGTGCGCACCGAAATTCTCGACGTCCTCGACAAGCTCGAGGAGCTGGAAATCGTCGAGGAGGTCGCCGCCAATAAAGACGGCGTGATCGTCGAGAAGAGCCTCCAGGACCCCAACCGCCTCGACTCGAAGATCCCGGTCGACATCGTCAACGGCCTGCACGTTTTTGCCGGCCGCATCGACCTGCTGCTGTAACCCCGGCCACCCAGTACTTATATAAGGAGCATCGCCCATGGAATACATCAACCGCTGCACCCTGAGCATCAACGGCCAGGAGATCACCGATTTTAAAAAGTTCACCGACAACGAACGCGAATTGGCCCGGCAGGTCAATCTCATGAACAAAACCGGCCACTGCGGCGTCACCCAGCGCCCCGGGTGCAAGCTCGACTATGTGGTCCCTCTCGATTCGGAGCCCTTCGATTTCGACGTCGTCAAAGACGGCACCTTGAGTGTCGAATACGAGAACGGCAAGCGCATCACCTTCAGCGGGGTGCGCACCCTGAAGGTCGGCGAGTCGACGATCGACGGGGACAACGAGCTGGTGCAGACCATCGAATTCGGGGCCCAGAAACGGGCTGCGGAATAACACCACCCCCGGCCCCTCCTGATTCAGGGGGGCGGGGGCTTTTATCAAGGGAGGTTTGAACAATGGTCGAAATACCTATGGAAAGTGGAATTCTGCCGATCGGCGTTATCTCCGGAGGGACCCTGCGGCGGAATTACACCCTGCGCCCCATGCGGGTGAAGGATTCGCTCGCTGCCCGGCGCTCTCCGGATATGCCCCGCGCCGAAGGTGATGACAACCTGCTCGGGCTGATTTCGTTTGCCGCCCGGCTCGATATCGACGGGGTGCCCCGCGAGGAGATGACCCTCGATTTCATGCTCGAGCTTTTGGACGATGACCTGACGGAAATCCTCGAAGCCGATCAGAGGTTGAAAGAGGAAATCGCCCGATTTCGAGGCGCACCATCAGAAAAAGCTGACGCTGGCGCTTCTGAAGCTGCGCATCCCCTGGGAGGTAGCCCAGGCGATGGACCCGCCGGAAGCGATGCTGTGGCTTGAAGCCTGGAAAGATCTGAACACCCAGACGCCCAAACCCAAAGCCACCAAGATCAGGCGGAAGAAGTGACCCGATGAGCAGAAACGTCGTCTCCATCGAATTGATCGGCAAAGCCGGAAAGCTCCTTCGCGAGCTCGACACGTCGTCCAACGGCGTGCGCAAGTTCGGGCGGGTGGTGAAGGGCGAGTTCGCCGCGCTGCGTCGCGCGGCGGGCTCGCTGCAGGGGACCCTGGCCGGCATCGGTCTGTCGGTCGGCGCCGTGGCCCTCACCAAGCAATCCGCCCTGCTCGACAAAGAGCTAACCCAGATCGGCCAGACGGCCGGGGCGAGCAAGGACCAGGTCGCCGGCCTACGCAAAGAGCTCTTTACCATGGGCAAGGACGGCGGCGCCCAGGTCGAGGGGCTCAAGGACGGCTTCAATAACCTGATCCAGGCCGGACAGTCGTGGAAGGCCTCTCTGGAGTCGACCCGGGCGATCAATGTCGCCTCAGGGGTGACCGGCGCCGGCAGCGCAATTCTCGCCGGTGGCCTCACGGTCGGCGCCGCCGCCTACAACATCGACCTGGAGAAGCCCGGCAAAGCGCTCGAACTCCTCGACAAGATGACGGCCGCCGGCCGCCTCGGCAACGCCGAACTGGAGAACCTCGCCTCGATCTTCGCCCGGGTCGGCGTCAACGCCTCGGCCGCAGGGATGGACTTCGACAAGACCCTGGCCTTTCTCGAAACGCTCTCCATGGTCGAGCGCAACCCCGAGCGCTTGGCCACCATGGCCGACTCGACCCTGCGCCTCTTCACCAACCTGCGCTACATGGCCAACGCTCAGAAGGCGACGGGAGTCAAGTTCTTCGATGCCAAGGGCGAGCGCCGCGACGCCGTGGCGGTGCTCAAGGACATCAAGACCCAGTACGACAAGCTCGGCACCGACAAGGAACGGGCGCTCTACGTTCAGAAGGCCTTCGGCGAGGCCGATCTCGATACCATCAAGGGCCTTCGGGCGCTGCTGGCGGGGTCGAATCTCGACAAGATAGGGGAGTTTTCGGCGGTAATTGCAGCCGCCGGAGGCACCCTGAAACGTGATTTCGGCGACGCCACAGACAACCTGATCGACCAGACCGGGCGCATGAAAAACACGCTGCGCGAAGCCGCCGACGGTTTCGCCAAGCCGATCAAGGACGCCCTGAGCAAAACGTCCAAGTATCTGCTCGACAAGAAAGAGGAGGGCGGCCTCGGCCTCTCCGGAAAGCAGCTCCTCGGCGGCGGTCTCGCCATCGCCGGCGGTACGGCCCTGGTCGCCCGCTACGGCGGCACCTTGGCTAAACGTCTCTTGTCGCGAGGCGGCTCGGTCGTCGGCGGCATCGCCGAAGGCAAGGCGATCGAAGCGGCCACCGGCGTTCAGCCGATCTTCGTCACCAACTGGCCGGCGACGCTGGGCGCGGCGTCAATGGTCGCCGATCAGGCGGCCGGTCGGGCGGCGGGCAAGGTCCTCTCCGCTGCCGGCCTGACGACGAAGGGGGCGCTCATTGCCGGCGGCGTCGCTCTCCTCCCGGCGTTTCTGGCCGTCTCCGTCGGCGCCGCTTCCCGGGACGTCGGATCATGGCTGGCGGAAAAACAGGCCAACGGCACGTCGACCGCCGGACTGGAGCAGCTGCGCATGCAGCACATGGTGATGGGCGGCGGTCCCGATTCCTACCAGGTCAAGCTCATCGACGAGGTGCTTTCCGGACGAAACGACCGGACAACACCCGTGCAAAACGACATCAGCATCGGGCTGTCGATCGACGAACAGAACCGCCTGACCGCGTACAGCAACGATCTCAACACCAAGGTCAACGTCAAACGGGGGGAATTCTAAATGGACCGCTTTGCCGCCACCCTCGACGAGTTTCCCCTCGATGTCGAAACCCTCGACGACAGTTTCGAAAAGGCCGTTGCGGTCTACGAATACCCGTACCGGGACGGCGCCGGGACCGACGATCTCGGGCAGAAGGCCCGGTCACTCCGGCTGCGCTGCTACTGGTGGGAAGAGACGTATCAAAAACACTTTGAGTTTCTCGATCACCTCAAGCAGCGCTCCCTCTTTTCTCTGACCCATCCAAAGTACGGCCTCATCAAGGGGCGGATCCGCTCCGTTTCGGTGCGTCACGACGACCGCCAGGAACTGGCCGAGGTCGATATCGATTTTGTCGAGGATCTCTCCAGCCAGGAGACCCCGGCCGTCTATCCTGACGTGAAAGCCGGCGGAGAGGAGTCGTTTCTTTTCGGACAGTCCGAGCTGCAGGATAACCTGCGCACCTCGGCGAGTGCCGAACTCGGCGAGGCCACGGCGGCCGCCTTGTTCACTCAGTCTCTGGACCCGTCCCTGGGGATCGCCGAGCAGTTCCCCGGCGTGTCGCTCAAAACCCGCAACTGGCTCAAGGCCGTCGAGGCCGCGGTCAGTGCCTGGGACGCCTCCGGATCGCTGGTCGCCAACCCCGCCGGCTCGCTGGTTTCGACCACCGCCTTCGCCGCGAATCTCCCGGGGCGGGTGGTCGGCAGTGTGGCCAGGGCTGCCGAGCGTTACGCCCTGGGGCTGGTCTCGCTGCGCAGCTCGCCGGCGCGGTTTCTTTCCGCCTATCGCGCGGGGTTGCCGGATTTCAGCGCTCTCAACGACAACTACGCCACTGTTGCCACCATCGCCGGAACGCAGCGCCTGGCCCTGGAAGCCGCCGAACTCTATGGCGCCGACGAGGAGTCCCGCGACGGCTTGCGGCGGTCGGAACAGACGCCGGCTTTCGACGCCAGCGGCCGGTTTATCGCCGCGCCGGCAGGCGACCAGGTCATGACCGCCATCGACCTGGAACGCAGCCTGGCCGAGGTGCGGACGGCGCTGCAGGAGGCTATCGACCTGGCCCGCGGCATGGAGAGTCTCAAGGCCGCCGCCCGGCAACTCCTCGAGCACGTGAGCCAGGTCAAGCTGGAGCGGGACCGCCTAGTCACCCTCCTGCTCGACAACCCGATGCCGCTGCACCTGCTCTGTCTGCACCAGGGGCTCTCCTACCGCTACGCCGCCCGCATCCTGGCCATCAACTCGACGATTATTCATCCGTCGTTTGTCCGCGGGGAGGTGCAGGTCTATGTCTGAGTCCACGCTGTCCCTCCACATCGGCGGCCGCCGGATCGATCGCTTTCTCTCCTACCGGGTCGATTCGGACCTGTACCAGGCCGCCGACGCCTTCAGTCTCGAGCTGGCCGATCCGGGGATGGAGATCAATCCGGGGATGCCCTGCGAGCTGCGCGTCAACGGCACGCTGGAGCTGACCGGGATCATCGACAAGGTCGCCGAGACCGGCGACAAAAACGGCAACAACGTGAGCATCGAGGGGCGCGATTTGATGGGCCTGCTGGTGGACAGCTACATCGAGGGGGAGTTTGTCGACCTGCAATCCGTGACGCTGCAGGCCCTGGCCGAGCGCCTGATCAAAAGTATCCCCTATCTCAATCGCAAGCGCCTCGTCTATCAGGCGGGGCTGGCCGGATCCGCCGCCGAGCGAACCACCGAGGAGGCCTTTGACCTCGGGCAAAAGACCCATCTCGACGCCACCCGCACGGTTTTTGAAACGTTGCGCGAGGCGGCCGTCTCCCGGGGAGTGATGTTCTTCGCCCTGCCGGACGGCACCATGGTTTTCGGCCGTCCGAAGGCTGGTGGCTCCGAGGACTTTCGGCTGACGCGCCTCCGCAGCGGCCAGGGCAACACCGTCCTCTCCGGAGGGCGGACCCGGGACATCTCGCAGCGCTATAGCCGGATCACGGTCCTGGGGCAGCAGCAGGGAAGCGATGCGATCGGCGCCGAAGAAATCAACACGGCGGCGACGGTCAACGATCCCGAGGTGGCGATCTTCAAGCCGCTGGTGATCCAGAATGACAACGACGCCCAGAGCCCGGCCCAGCATGCCCGGATGCTCCTCGAAAAACAGCGCATGGCCTCCCTGCAGTTTTCCTACCGGGTGCAGGGCCATGCCCAGGATCGGAAGAACTGGCGAATCAATCGTCTCTGCCGGGTGAATGATGAAATCCTCCGCCCGGCGGCCAACGGCATTTTTCTCATTACCGGCCGTTCCTTCGAGCTGGACAAACAGAGCGGCCGCAGCACCGAAGTGCGTCTCGGCCTGCCGGGGGTGATCGCATGAGGAAGGTAATCCGGGGGATCATCGAGAGTGTCATCGAGGGGGCGATCAAGCGGGTTGGCCTGCGGGGAGTCGCCGGCGAGCAGCTGCTCGACCGGGAGATTTTTCAGCACTACGGATTGACCAGCCGGGCGCTCTCCGGCGCCGAAGCGATCGTGATTCGGGAGGGGAACTGTTTTTACGTCATCGCCGAGGATGACCGCCGGTACCGGATCGCCATCGCCTCCGGAGAGGTGGCCCTCTATGACGACCAGGGGATGGCGGTGCATCTCAAAAGGGATAAGCACCTGCATATCTACGGCGCCGACACGGTGACGATCGACGCGGCCCAGGACGTGATCGCCAATACCGCCCGCTGTGCGGTCAACGCCAGCGAGAGCGCGACGGTCACCAGCCCGCAAGTGACGGCGGTGGCCAGCGTCCAGGTGCTGCTCGATACGCCACTGACGACCTGCACGGGAAACCTGGCCGTGGCCGGAGGGGTCAGCTGTCTGGGGACATTCGGCGCCTCCGGCGGCAAGATCAGCACCCCGGGAGACATCGAGAGCACAGGCGGGGAAGTATCCGACAGCATCCGCAGCATCGCCGCCGATCGGGCGATTTATAACGGGCACACGCACCCCGGCGATTCGGGCGGCGTGACCGGCACCCCGACCCCGCAGCAGTAAGGAACCCGATGGATTATCAACTCGACATGATCGACGGTCAGCCGGGGATGACCTGGACCAAGGCCACGGACATCCGCAACAACGTGATCCTCTCGCTGCTGATCCGCCGCGGCGACTGGTGGTTCAACCCGAATTTCGGCATGCGGCCGCTGCCGAAGAAGAACACCGCCCGGGCCGAAGCCCTGGTCGAAAGCTACGCCCTCGAGGCGCTGCAGTGGCTGCTCGATACCGGCCGCGCCCGCAAGATCGAGGTGGCTGCCGAGCGCGATCGGACCCGGGATTTGACCCGCATGAGGCTGTCGCTGGCCGTGACCCAGGCGGACGGCAGCCTGGTGGAATTTGAGCATTTTGTGGAGGTGGTCTGATGCAGTGGCAAAAGGGTTTTGATGAACTACTGGCGCAGATCCTGGCCGATTACGCGAACCAGTTCCCGG
This region includes:
- a CDS encoding DNA circularization protein translates to MDRFAATLDEFPLDVETLDDSFEKAVAVYEYPYRDGAGTDDLGQKARSLRLRCYWWEETYQKHFEFLDHLKQRSLFSLTHPKYGLIKGRIRSVSVRHDDRQELAEVDIDFVEDLSSQETPAVYPDVKAGGEESFLFGQSELQDNLRTSASAELGEATAAALFTQSLDPSLGIAEQFPGVSLKTRNWLKAVEAAVSAWDASGSLVANPAGSLVSTTAFAANLPGRVVGSVARAAERYALGLVSLRSSPARFLSAYRAGLPDFSALNDNYATVATIAGTQRLALEAAELYGADEESRDGLRRSEQTPAFDASGRFIAAPAGDQVMTAIDLERSLAEVRTALQEAIDLARGMESLKAAARQLLEHVSQVKLERDRLVTLLLDNPMPLHLLCLHQGLSYRYAARILAINSTIIHPSFVRGEVQVYV
- a CDS encoding phage baseplate assembly protein, whose product is MSESTLSLHIGGRRIDRFLSYRVDSDLYQAADAFSLELADPGMEINPGMPCELRVNGTLELTGIIDKVAETGDKNGNNVSIEGRDLMGLLVDSYIEGEFVDLQSVTLQALAERLIKSIPYLNRKRLVYQAGLAGSAAERTTEEAFDLGQKTHLDATRTVFETLREAAVSRGVMFFALPDGTMVFGRPKAGGSEDFRLTRLRSGQGNTVLSGGRTRDISQRYSRITVLGQQQGSDAIGAEEINTAATVNDPEVAIFKPLVIQNDNDAQSPAQHARMLLEKQRMASLQFSYRVQGHAQDRKNWRINRLCRVNDEILRPAANGIFLITGRSFELDKQSGRSTEVRLGLPGVIA
- a CDS encoding phage GP46 family protein — encoded protein: MDYQLDMIDGQPGMTWTKATDIRNNVILSLLIRRGDWWFNPNFGMRPLPKKNTARAEALVESYALEALQWLLDTGRARKIEVAAERDRTRDLTRMRLSLAVTQADGSLVEFEHFVEVV
- a CDS encoding phage tail sheath subtilisin-like domain-containing protein, which encodes MIEFDNIPASIRKPGKYLEFNTALAVRTLPANLQKMLIVAQRLAAGSVAALVPTRVFSDAEAAGYFGSGSDAHLMVRAAITANPYLDLSVCALDDAVAGVAAAGSELVSGPATGPGSYRLFIGGRKIEVGIANGATAASIAAALVAEAANYADLPAGLAVNGVTPEQIDITARHKGTTGNQISIAHEISAAGVAAVTVAMVGGATDPDTTTAFAVIFGAQYHFIAIPYTDQTAATALRDHLDAVSGPLEQRPGRGVAAMTGSLGAATTLAGQVNGGRVSLPHLRGTRSAAMVVAAAYAAVGAGEEDPARPWNTLALKGIHAPGISDRLSRTEQEAELANGVTPLEVGPGEKVQIVRAISTYTLDPQGIADISLLDFTTIGTLDYVRKACRDRVALRFPRSKLSARTPARVRTEILDVLDKLEELEIVEEVAANKDGVIVEKSLQDPNRLDSKIPVDIVNGLHVFAGRIDLLL
- a CDS encoding phage tail tape measure protein, whose product is MSRNVVSIELIGKAGKLLRELDTSSNGVRKFGRVVKGEFAALRRAAGSLQGTLAGIGLSVGAVALTKQSALLDKELTQIGQTAGASKDQVAGLRKELFTMGKDGGAQVEGLKDGFNNLIQAGQSWKASLESTRAINVASGVTGAGSAILAGGLTVGAAAYNIDLEKPGKALELLDKMTAAGRLGNAELENLASIFARVGVNASAAGMDFDKTLAFLETLSMVERNPERLATMADSTLRLFTNLRYMANAQKATGVKFFDAKGERRDAVAVLKDIKTQYDKLGTDKERALYVQKAFGEADLDTIKGLRALLAGSNLDKIGEFSAVIAAAGGTLKRDFGDATDNLIDQTGRMKNTLREAADGFAKPIKDALSKTSKYLLDKKEEGGLGLSGKQLLGGGLAIAGGTALVARYGGTLAKRLLSRGGSVVGGIAEGKAIEAATGVQPIFVTNWPATLGAASMVADQAAGRAAGKVLSAAGLTTKGALIAGGVALLPAFLAVSVGAASRDVGSWLAEKQANGTSTAGLEQLRMQHMVMGGGPDSYQVKLIDEVLSGRNDRTTPVQNDISIGLSIDEQNRLTAYSNDLNTKVNVKRGEF
- a CDS encoding HK97 gp10 family phage protein, which encodes MFQPIARIVEKGTLLTGQGAKIVRKAQVAAMHEATQFGVRAVKERTPQGVSGAAGGLLSTIQAEVRKRSSGVIGIIGTSSPYGLVVEKGRRPGKGFPPEGSMLRWIEVKMGVSREEAERIEFPLRRAIAKKGTKGAFMFEQTLKEDWQDFQRIFDRHGVTIARELDK
- a CDS encoding phage baseplate assembly protein domain-containing protein, giving the protein MRKVIRGIIESVIEGAIKRVGLRGVAGEQLLDREIFQHYGLTSRALSGAEAIVIREGNCFYVIAEDDRRYRIAIASGEVALYDDQGMAVHLKRDKHLHIYGADTVTIDAAQDVIANTARCAVNASESATVTSPQVTAVASVQVLLDTPLTTCTGNLAVAGGVSCLGTFGASGGKISTPGDIESTGGEVSDSIRSIAADRAIYNGHTHPGDSGGVTGTPTPQQ